One part of the Dysidea avara chromosome 10, odDysAvar1.4, whole genome shotgun sequence genome encodes these proteins:
- the LOC136268775 gene encoding uncharacterized protein: MFICSAVQLPYNVVPYNVVPYNVVPYNVVPYNVVPYNVVPYNVVPYNAVPYNAVPYNAVPYNVVPYNVVPYNVVPYNGVPYNAVPYNAVPYNVVPYNVVPYNVVPYNVVPYNVVPYNVVPYNVVPYNVVPYNVVPYNVVPYNVVPYNVVPYNVVPYNVVPYNVVPYNVVPYNVVPYNVVPYNAVPYNAVLYNVVLYNVVLYNGVLYNVVLYNGVLYNAVLYNAVLYNAVLYNAVLYNAVLYNAVLYNVVLYNVVL; this comes from the exons atgttcatttgtagtgctgtacaaT TGCCGTACAATGTAGTGCCGTACAATGTAGTGCCGTACAATGTAGTGCCGTACAATGTAGTGCCGTACAATGTAGTGCCGTACAATGTAGTGCCGTACAATGTAGTGCCGTACAATGCAGTGCCGTACAATGCAGTGCCGTACAATGCAGTGCCGTACAATGTAGTGCCGTACAATGTAGTGCCGTACAATGTAGTGCCGTACAATGGAGTGCCGTACAATGCAGTGCCGTACAATGCAGTGCCGTACAATGTAGTGCCGTACAATGTAGTGCCGTACAATGTAGTGCCGTACAATGTAGTGCCGTACAATGTAGTGCCGTACAATGTAGTGCCGTACAATGTAGTGCCGTACAATGTAGTGCCGTACAATGTAGTGCCGTACAATGTAGTGCCGTACAATGTAGTGCCGTACAATGTAGTGCCGTACAATGTAGTGCCGTACAATGTAGTGCCGTACAATGTAGTGCCGTACAATGTAGTGCCGTACAATGTAGTGCCGTACAATGTAGTGCCGTACAATGCAGTGCCGTACAATGCAGTGCTGTACAATGTAGTGCTGTACAATGTAGTGCTGTACAATGGAGTGCTGTACAATGTAGTGCTGTACAATGGAGTGCTGTACAATGCAGTGCTGTACAATGCAGTGCTGTACAATGCAGTGCTGTACAATGCAGTGCTGTACAATGCAGTGCTGTACAATGCAGTGCTGTACAATGTAGTGCTGTACAATGTAGTGTTGTAG